In Pseudobacter ginsenosidimutans, the following are encoded in one genomic region:
- a CDS encoding RNA polymerase sigma factor, translating into MENNTSYNDQDLIRFFREEDEQAIRQVYMTHYKPLVFFCNEIVKDKLQAEDITQEVFVKVWKNRQKFQSIAELRAYLYVSAKNAALNILDHIEVRDKYKKEMARLENDEPAYIESRMLFSELMVSVYEEIGKLPPMYAEVLKLLYLEEVPPAQVASQLQLTPENLRIRKFRAIGMLKSALIKKGFSTTTLIFYYFLVTKG; encoded by the coding sequence TTGGAAAATAATACTTCATATAATGATCAGGATCTGATTCGATTCTTTCGTGAAGAGGATGAACAGGCGATCCGGCAGGTTTACATGACACATTATAAACCTCTTGTTTTTTTCTGTAATGAGATCGTAAAAGACAAATTACAGGCAGAGGATATTACGCAGGAGGTTTTTGTGAAAGTTTGGAAAAACCGACAGAAATTCCAATCCATTGCTGAATTGAGAGCTTATTTGTATGTGTCGGCAAAAAACGCTGCACTCAATATACTTGACCATATTGAAGTCAGGGACAAATACAAGAAAGAAATGGCAAGGCTGGAGAACGATGAGCCGGCCTATATTGAAAGCAGGATGCTTTTTTCTGAACTGATGGTGTCAGTTTATGAAGAGATCGGCAAATTGCCACCTATGTATGCCGAAGTGCTGAAATTACTTTACCTCGAAGAAGTTCCGCCTGCTCAGGTGGCATCTCAGTTACAGCTTACTCCTGAAAATCTGCGTATACGGAAGTTCAGGGCGATTGGTATGCTTAAGTCCGCATTAATTAAAAAAGGATTTTCAACCACTACTCTGATTTTCTACTATTTTCTTGTAACGAAAGGATAG
- a CDS encoding FecR domain-containing protein — translation MNNSIFSSTDARTFTILKKIVNGEILLPEEQAYLNEWQQSSPERELLINELGDTDHIISALSQLHEFGENAEGRYDQFLSEIKPAIPVRRVHFLQAAWIRWAAVLLISFGAATYIYFNTSGYKKSELASGQSSPVFEDEFPGADRAILTLSDGRKVNLDSSTGNTIAEGELSIGHNNGELEYAASEKMVFNTVTTPKGGQYKLSLADGTKVWLNAASSITFPTSFNTSSRQIELSGEAYLEIAKDKAKPFIIRSGNNQVEVLGTSLNINNYKDEPAFKTTLIEGAIKVNNVIIKPGEAFENGRTVKADIAKDIAWKNGFFNFDNTSLAGMLRQLSRWYDIEIVYEGKIPDLTLEGRVPRDLKLSEVLLLLNNLEVKYEKKGKILFIK, via the coding sequence GTGAACAATTCCATTTTCAGCTCAACAGATGCCCGGACCTTCACCATCCTGAAAAAGATCGTGAATGGAGAAATATTGTTGCCGGAAGAGCAGGCATATCTTAATGAATGGCAGCAATCGTCCCCGGAAAGGGAATTGCTGATCAATGAACTGGGGGATACGGACCATATTATCTCAGCGCTCTCCCAATTACATGAATTCGGTGAAAATGCAGAAGGCAGGTATGATCAATTTTTAAGTGAGATCAAACCTGCGATACCTGTACGCCGTGTCCATTTTCTGCAGGCAGCCTGGATTCGCTGGGCGGCTGTTCTTTTGATCAGTTTCGGAGCGGCCACTTATATCTATTTTAATACCTCCGGGTATAAAAAATCGGAACTGGCATCCGGGCAGTCATCTCCTGTTTTTGAAGATGAATTTCCGGGAGCAGACAGAGCTATCCTTACATTGTCCGATGGGCGGAAAGTAAATTTGGATTCCAGTACAGGAAATACAATTGCTGAAGGAGAATTGTCTATTGGCCACAACAATGGAGAACTGGAATATGCCGCTTCAGAGAAGATGGTGTTCAATACAGTAACAACTCCCAAAGGAGGACAGTATAAATTGAGCCTGGCAGATGGTACAAAAGTATGGTTGAATGCTGCCAGCTCCATAACATTTCCCACTTCATTCAATACTTCCAGCCGCCAGATAGAATTGTCTGGAGAGGCCTATCTGGAAATAGCAAAAGATAAAGCAAAACCTTTCATCATCAGATCAGGAAATAATCAGGTGGAAGTTCTTGGCACCAGTCTTAACATAAATAATTACAAAGATGAACCTGCTTTTAAGACAACATTAATTGAAGGGGCAATCAAAGTAAATAATGTGATCATAAAACCTGGTGAGGCTTTTGAGAACGGAAGAACAGTAAAGGCTGATATAGCAAAGGATATTGCGTGGAAGAATGGGTTCTTCAATTTTGATAATACCAGTCTTGCAGGGATGTTAAGGCAATTATCCCGCTGGTATGATATTGAAATTGTTTATGAAGGAAAAATTCCTGATTTGACATTGGAAGGGCGTGTTCCAAGGGATCTTAAGCTCTCTGAAGTGTTACTGTTATTAAATAATCTTGAAGTGAAATATGAAAAGAAAGGAAAGATCTTGTTTATAAAATAA